A part of Drosophila ananassae strain 14024-0371.13 chromosome 2R, ASM1763931v2, whole genome shotgun sequence genomic DNA contains:
- the LOC6507602 gene encoding serine/arginine repetitive matrix protein 2 isoform X6 — protein MYNGIGLNTPRGSGTNGHVQRNWAFVRPGKKDKDYRAEDDTKKLDAQLNRPPNKEILDHDRKRKIEVKCLEFEEILEKQGRTPEEIKSHVDSFRQKLMGQGKTDLAKDEFGRVAARDTHQIAEAQQQKNAKLREAFNISEYFVEGSSFDADRKAKEDLAKSVALQKELDAQRESLAAAAAAAQAAGKDKETGKRYALVRTPSREREGSEAAKNSEDERDHGSKSEKKKRKKRARESSASPDRKKDKKKKSKKHKKESKAKKKKSRKRRHSEGDRDSDKDSEDEDPASSDEERRARKKAKKDKDSFQWLSSSFKKRDKKSRKKSHARASSVDSDRSISPSRKGKKSGKHREVNNSKACEAVPQQGNPFRSRSRERRKDTKSRPIESSVDSRRHKSRERSAATPPRKEPERGREHSKDRHRSKERQRSKERQRSKDRHRSKERQRSKDRQRSREKHRSKDKKQSVEKKRDRSKDRRRSKEREQKRSVGKEPERSSRRRSIEKDGDRKKSVEKERDRKGSVEKERRERKKSPERERDRKRSVEKERGRKRSPEKERDRKRSPEKERDRKRSAEKERDRKRSAEKEREKPKVRPASKERHRSKEIKRRRSKDRQSSNDRRRSKDRQLSKERQAKDSRATKSSKDRSPTKKNERRQRSPSNSSRRRGDESKRSRSQAHSPEAPPKKAPAPPAFNPFKAAEDTVNDILGTKSVMVALEQTKRQRADSSSSSDSGSDSSSDSSASRTPSPKRPSPKKHRKKSHTPDPKEIKKEATPKRASVKRERSRSPSKSKPKSKVGTPSPKPARRRSRSASSELRYSPAERHPERYQDIIGHDKKKSRDGPTVKPTPVVRLRAQSDDGSDNETGGGVDGAALEEFQHSRREREELQELKMLEQLKSGIAAKAKQKIRTMEKDPSGRADGSEPLVAALADSSLVDAIVSKVSTATVAAAESAARRSRSRERRSRTRSRSHSRSKRHHHRSSSRSRSRYSSSSSRSGSRSSRSRSGSHSSRSSCSSHSSSGSSSSGSGSASSQSGSRSPSIPRRRGSPSFLDRRRITSRRSPRNSRR, from the exons ATGTACAACGGGATCGGACTAAACACTCCCCGTGGCTCCGGGACCAACGGGCACGTGCAGCGAAATTGGGCGTTCGTGAGGCCTGGAAAGAAGGACAAGGATTACCGCGCCGAGGACGACACAAAGAAACTGGACGCCCAGCTTAACCGGCCGCCCAACAAGGAAATCCTGGACCACGATCGCAAGCGCAAGATCGAAGTGAAGTGTCTCGAGTTCGAGGAGATTCTCGAGAAGCAAGG ACGCACACCCGAGGAGATCAAGTCGCATGTGGACTCGTTCCGACAGAAGTTGATGGGCCAAGGCAAAACTGATCTGGCCAAGGATGAGTTCGGACGCGTAGC CGCCCGTGACACACATCAGATAGCCGAGGCACAACAGCAGAAGAACGCCAAGCTGCGCGAGGCCTTCAACATTTCCGAGTACTTTGTGGAGGGCAGCAGCTTCGACGCCGACCGCAAGGCAAAGGAGGACCTGGCCAAAAGCGTGGCGCTCCAAAAGGAACTGGACGCCCAGCGCGAGAGCCTggctgcggcggcggcggccgcCCAAGCTGCGGGCAAGGACAAGGAGACGGGCAAGAGGTACGCCCTGGTGCGGACTCCCTCGCGCGAGCGGGAGGGCAGCGAGGCGGCCAAGAACAGCGAGGATGAGCGCGACCATGGCTCCAAGTCGGAGAAAAAGAAGCGCAAGAAGCGCGCCAGAGAGAG TTCGGCCAGTCCTGACCGCAAGAAGGACAAGAAGAAGAAGTCTAAGAAGCACAAGAAAGAGAG TAAGGCGAAGAAGAAAAAGTCCCGCAAGCGCCGGCACAGCGAGGGCGACCGGGACAGCGACAAGGACAGCGAGGACGAGGATCCTGCCAGCAGTGACGAGGAGCGTCGGGCCCGAAAGAAGGCTAAGAAGGACAAG GATAGCTTTCAATGGCTCTCTAGTAGTTTT AAAAAGCGCGACAAGAAGTCCCGAAAGAAGTCACACGCCCGTGCCAGCTCCGTGGATTCGGACCGCTCTAT ATCTCCGTCGCGGAAGGGGAAGAAATCCGGAAAACACCGAGAAGTAAACAACTCAAAGGCCTGCGAAGCTGTCCCTCAGCAGGGAAATCCCTTCCGCAGCCGTTCCCGGGAGCGCCGAAAGGACACCAAGTCCCGGCCCATAGAATCCTCCGTCGACAGTCGACGACACAAGTCCCGGGAGCGATCAGCGGCTACCCCGCCGCGCAAAGAACCCGAACGCGGGCGGGAGCACTCGAAAGACAGGCATCGTTCCAAGGAAAGACAGCGCTCTAAAGAACGACAGAGATCGAAGGACAGACACAGATCGAAGGAGAGGCAAAGATCGAAGGACAGGCAGCGCTCCAGAGAGAAACATCGGTCCAAGGATAAGAAGCAGTCTGTGGAGAAGAAGAGGGACAGGTCCAAGGACCGACGGCGGTCGAAGGAACGCGAGCAAAAGCGCTCGGTAGGAAAGGAGCCGGAGCGCTCTAGCCGAAGACGCTCCATCGAAAAAGACGGTGACCGAAAAAAATCTGTGGAGAAAGAACGGGACCGCAAGGGATCCGTGGAAAAGGAGCGTCGTGAACGTAAGAAATCTCCGGAAAGAGAACGAGATCGTAAAAGATCCGTGGAGAAGGAACGTGGCCGGAAAAGATCCCCCGAGAAGGAACGTGATCGGAAAAGATCCCCCGAGAAGGAACGTGATCGGAAAAGATCCGCCGAGAAGGAACGGGACCGGAAAAGATCCGCCGAGAAGGAACGCGAAAAGCCAAAGGTCCGTCCTGCCTCTAAAGAGCGACACCGTTCCAAGGAAATAAAGAGAAGACGCTCCAAGGACCGCCAGTCGTCTAATGATAGACGACGCTCCAAAGACAGGCAGCTTTCCAAAGAGCGCCAAGCCAAGGATTCTCGGGCCACAAAATCCTCCAAGGATCGCAGTCCTACGAAGAAAAATGAACGGCGACAACGCTCGCCATCAAACTCTAGCAGGAGGCGAGGCGATGAGTCCAAGCGATCTCGGTCGCAAGCTCATTCTCCAGAGGCGCCTCCTAAAAAAGCACCGGCACCCCCAGCCTTCAACCCATTCAAAGCGGCCGAGGACACGGTGAACGACATCCTGGGCACCAAGTCGGTGATGGTGGCCTTGGAGCAGACAAAGCGCCAACGTGCAGattccagctccagctcggACTCGGGCTCTGATTCCAGTAGCGACTCCTCTGCCTCCAGGACCCCATCTCCCAAACGCCCGTCGCCCAAAAAGCATCGAAAGAAGAGCCACACCCCCGACCCCAAGGAGATCAAGAAGGAAGCAACGCCCAAGAGGGCTAGCGTGAAAAGGGAACGTTCCAGATCTCCCTCGAAGTCCAAGCCAAAGAGCAAGGTGGGCACTCCGAGTCCCAAGCCAGCAAGGCGCCGTTCGCGGTCGGCTTCCTCAGAGCTGCGCTACTCGCCAGCGGAAAGGCATCCAGAGCGCTACCAGGATATCATTGGCCACGACAAGAAAAAGTCCCGTGATGGCCCCACAGTAAAGCCAACTCCCGTGGTCCGCCTGCGAGCGCAGAGTGACGATGGCAGCGACAACGAAACCGGTGGCGGGGTGGACGGGGCCGCTCTGGAGGAGTTCCAGCACAGCCGGCGAGAGCGGGAGGAACTGCAGGAGCTGAAGATGCTGGAGCAACTGAAGTCCGGCATTGCGGCCAAGGCCAAACAGAAGATCCGGACCATGGAGAAGGACCCCTCGGGCCGAGCAGATGGCAGCGAA CCCCTGGTAGCAGCACTGGCGGACAGCTCTCTGGTGGATGCCATCGTCTCCAAGGTGTCCACCGCCACTGTGGCGGCGGCGGAGAGCGCAGcccggaggagcagaagtcgCGAGCGCCGAAGTCGGACACGCAGCCGGAGCCATAGCCGCAGCAAACGGCACCACCATCGCTCCTCCAGTCGCTCGAGATC ACGCTacagctcctccagcagtcgCAGTGGCTCGCGCagctcccgctcccgctccggcTCGCACTCATCGCGCTCCAGCTGCTCCTCGCACAGCAGCTCCGGAAGCTCCTCCTCCGGCAGTGGCTCGGCTTCGTCGCAGTCCGGTTCACGTTCCCCCTCAATACCGAGAAGACGCGGCTCGCCCAGCTTCCTAGACAGAAGACGCATAACGAG CCGTCGATCCCCGCGAAACTCCAGACGCTAG
- the LOC6507602 gene encoding serine/arginine repetitive matrix protein 2 isoform X7 codes for MYNGIGLNTPRGSGTNGHVQRNWAFVRPGKKDKDYRAEDDTKKLDAQLNRPPNKEILDHDRKRKIEVKCLEFEEILEKQGRTPEEIKSHVDSFRQKLMGQGKTDLAKDEFGRVAARDTHQIAEAQQQKNAKLREAFNISEYFVEGSSFDADRKAKEDLAKSVALQKELDAQRESLAAAAAAAQAAGKDKETGKRYALVRTPSREREGSEAAKNSEDERDHGSKSEKKKRKKRARESSASPDRKKDKKKKSKKHKKESKAKKKKSRKRRHSEGDRDSDKDSEDEDPASSDEERRARKKAKKDKKKRDKKSRKKSHARASSVDSDRSISPSRKGKKSGKHREVNNSKACEAVPQQGNPFRSRSRERRKDTKSRPIESSVDSRRHKSRERSAATPPRKEPERGREHSKDRHRSKERQRSKERQRSKDRHRSKERQRSKDRQRSREKHRSKDKKQSVEKKRDRSKDRRRSKEREQKRSVGKEPERSSRRRSIEKDGDRKKSVEKERDRKGSVEKERRERKKSPERERDRKRSVEKERGRKRSPEKERDRKRSPEKERDRKRSAEKERDRKRSAEKEREKPKVRPASKERHRSKEIKRRRSKDRQSSNDRRRSKDRQLSKERQAKDSRATKSSKDRSPTKKNERRQRSPSNSSRRRGDESKRSRSQAHSPEAPPKKAPAPPAFNPFKAAEDTVNDILGTKSVMVALEQTKRQRADSSSSSDSGSDSSSDSSASRTPSPKRPSPKKHRKKSHTPDPKEIKKEATPKRASVKRERSRSPSKSKPKSKVGTPSPKPARRRSRSASSELRYSPAERHPERYQDIIGHDKKKSRDGPTVKPTPVVRLRAQSDDGSDNETGGGVDGAALEEFQHSRREREELQELKMLEQLKSGIAAKAKQKIRTMEKDPSGRADGSEPLVAALADSSLVDAIVSKVSTATVAAAESAARRSRSRERRSRTRSRSHSRSKRHHHRSSSRSRSRYSSSSSRSGSRSSRSRSGSHSSRSSCSSHSSSGSSSSGSGSASSQSGSRSPSIPRRRGSPSFLDRRRITSRRSPRNSRR; via the exons ATGTACAACGGGATCGGACTAAACACTCCCCGTGGCTCCGGGACCAACGGGCACGTGCAGCGAAATTGGGCGTTCGTGAGGCCTGGAAAGAAGGACAAGGATTACCGCGCCGAGGACGACACAAAGAAACTGGACGCCCAGCTTAACCGGCCGCCCAACAAGGAAATCCTGGACCACGATCGCAAGCGCAAGATCGAAGTGAAGTGTCTCGAGTTCGAGGAGATTCTCGAGAAGCAAGG ACGCACACCCGAGGAGATCAAGTCGCATGTGGACTCGTTCCGACAGAAGTTGATGGGCCAAGGCAAAACTGATCTGGCCAAGGATGAGTTCGGACGCGTAGC CGCCCGTGACACACATCAGATAGCCGAGGCACAACAGCAGAAGAACGCCAAGCTGCGCGAGGCCTTCAACATTTCCGAGTACTTTGTGGAGGGCAGCAGCTTCGACGCCGACCGCAAGGCAAAGGAGGACCTGGCCAAAAGCGTGGCGCTCCAAAAGGAACTGGACGCCCAGCGCGAGAGCCTggctgcggcggcggcggccgcCCAAGCTGCGGGCAAGGACAAGGAGACGGGCAAGAGGTACGCCCTGGTGCGGACTCCCTCGCGCGAGCGGGAGGGCAGCGAGGCGGCCAAGAACAGCGAGGATGAGCGCGACCATGGCTCCAAGTCGGAGAAAAAGAAGCGCAAGAAGCGCGCCAGAGAGAG TTCGGCCAGTCCTGACCGCAAGAAGGACAAGAAGAAGAAGTCTAAGAAGCACAAGAAAGAGAG TAAGGCGAAGAAGAAAAAGTCCCGCAAGCGCCGGCACAGCGAGGGCGACCGGGACAGCGACAAGGACAGCGAGGACGAGGATCCTGCCAGCAGTGACGAGGAGCGTCGGGCCCGAAAGAAGGCTAAGAAGGACAAG AAAAAGCGCGACAAGAAGTCCCGAAAGAAGTCACACGCCCGTGCCAGCTCCGTGGATTCGGACCGCTCTAT ATCTCCGTCGCGGAAGGGGAAGAAATCCGGAAAACACCGAGAAGTAAACAACTCAAAGGCCTGCGAAGCTGTCCCTCAGCAGGGAAATCCCTTCCGCAGCCGTTCCCGGGAGCGCCGAAAGGACACCAAGTCCCGGCCCATAGAATCCTCCGTCGACAGTCGACGACACAAGTCCCGGGAGCGATCAGCGGCTACCCCGCCGCGCAAAGAACCCGAACGCGGGCGGGAGCACTCGAAAGACAGGCATCGTTCCAAGGAAAGACAGCGCTCTAAAGAACGACAGAGATCGAAGGACAGACACAGATCGAAGGAGAGGCAAAGATCGAAGGACAGGCAGCGCTCCAGAGAGAAACATCGGTCCAAGGATAAGAAGCAGTCTGTGGAGAAGAAGAGGGACAGGTCCAAGGACCGACGGCGGTCGAAGGAACGCGAGCAAAAGCGCTCGGTAGGAAAGGAGCCGGAGCGCTCTAGCCGAAGACGCTCCATCGAAAAAGACGGTGACCGAAAAAAATCTGTGGAGAAAGAACGGGACCGCAAGGGATCCGTGGAAAAGGAGCGTCGTGAACGTAAGAAATCTCCGGAAAGAGAACGAGATCGTAAAAGATCCGTGGAGAAGGAACGTGGCCGGAAAAGATCCCCCGAGAAGGAACGTGATCGGAAAAGATCCCCCGAGAAGGAACGTGATCGGAAAAGATCCGCCGAGAAGGAACGGGACCGGAAAAGATCCGCCGAGAAGGAACGCGAAAAGCCAAAGGTCCGTCCTGCCTCTAAAGAGCGACACCGTTCCAAGGAAATAAAGAGAAGACGCTCCAAGGACCGCCAGTCGTCTAATGATAGACGACGCTCCAAAGACAGGCAGCTTTCCAAAGAGCGCCAAGCCAAGGATTCTCGGGCCACAAAATCCTCCAAGGATCGCAGTCCTACGAAGAAAAATGAACGGCGACAACGCTCGCCATCAAACTCTAGCAGGAGGCGAGGCGATGAGTCCAAGCGATCTCGGTCGCAAGCTCATTCTCCAGAGGCGCCTCCTAAAAAAGCACCGGCACCCCCAGCCTTCAACCCATTCAAAGCGGCCGAGGACACGGTGAACGACATCCTGGGCACCAAGTCGGTGATGGTGGCCTTGGAGCAGACAAAGCGCCAACGTGCAGattccagctccagctcggACTCGGGCTCTGATTCCAGTAGCGACTCCTCTGCCTCCAGGACCCCATCTCCCAAACGCCCGTCGCCCAAAAAGCATCGAAAGAAGAGCCACACCCCCGACCCCAAGGAGATCAAGAAGGAAGCAACGCCCAAGAGGGCTAGCGTGAAAAGGGAACGTTCCAGATCTCCCTCGAAGTCCAAGCCAAAGAGCAAGGTGGGCACTCCGAGTCCCAAGCCAGCAAGGCGCCGTTCGCGGTCGGCTTCCTCAGAGCTGCGCTACTCGCCAGCGGAAAGGCATCCAGAGCGCTACCAGGATATCATTGGCCACGACAAGAAAAAGTCCCGTGATGGCCCCACAGTAAAGCCAACTCCCGTGGTCCGCCTGCGAGCGCAGAGTGACGATGGCAGCGACAACGAAACCGGTGGCGGGGTGGACGGGGCCGCTCTGGAGGAGTTCCAGCACAGCCGGCGAGAGCGGGAGGAACTGCAGGAGCTGAAGATGCTGGAGCAACTGAAGTCCGGCATTGCGGCCAAGGCCAAACAGAAGATCCGGACCATGGAGAAGGACCCCTCGGGCCGAGCAGATGGCAGCGAA CCCCTGGTAGCAGCACTGGCGGACAGCTCTCTGGTGGATGCCATCGTCTCCAAGGTGTCCACCGCCACTGTGGCGGCGGCGGAGAGCGCAGcccggaggagcagaagtcgCGAGCGCCGAAGTCGGACACGCAGCCGGAGCCATAGCCGCAGCAAACGGCACCACCATCGCTCCTCCAGTCGCTCGAGATC ACGCTacagctcctccagcagtcgCAGTGGCTCGCGCagctcccgctcccgctccggcTCGCACTCATCGCGCTCCAGCTGCTCCTCGCACAGCAGCTCCGGAAGCTCCTCCTCCGGCAGTGGCTCGGCTTCGTCGCAGTCCGGTTCACGTTCCCCCTCAATACCGAGAAGACGCGGCTCGCCCAGCTTCCTAGACAGAAGACGCATAACGAG CCGTCGATCCCCGCGAAACTCCAGACGCTAG
- the LOC6507602 gene encoding serine/arginine repetitive matrix protein 2 isoform X2, which produces MYNGIGLNTPRGSGTNGHVQRNWAFVRPGKKDKDYRAEDDTKKLDAQLNRPPNKEILDHDRKRKIEVKCLEFEEILEKQGRTPEEIKSHVDSFRQKLMGQGKTDLAKDEFGRVAARDTHQIAEAQQQKNAKLREAFNISEYFVEGSSFDADRKAKEDLAKSVALQKELDAQRESLAAAAAAAQAAGKDKETGKRYALVRTPSREREGSEAAKNSEDERDHGSKSEKKKRKKRARESSASPDRKKDKKKKSKKHKKESKAKKKKSRKRRHSEGDRDSDKDSEDEDPASSDEERRARKKAKKDKDSFQWLSSSFKKRDKKSRKKSHARASSVDSDRSISPSRKGKKSGKHREVNNSKACEAVPQQGNPFRSRSRERRKDTKSRPIESSVDSRRHKSRERSAATPPRKEPERGREHSKDRHRSKERQRSKERQRSKDRHRSKERQRSKDRQRSREKHRSKDKKQSVEKKRDRSKDRRRSKEREQKRSVGKEPERSSRRRSIEKDGDRKKSVEKERDRKGSVEKERRERKKSPERERDRKRSVEKERGRKRSPEKERDRKRSPEKERDRKRSAEKERDRKRSAEKEREKPKVRPASKERHRSKEIKRRRSKDRQSSNDRRRSKDRQLSKERQAKDSRATKSSKDRSPTKKNERRQRSPSNSSRRRGDESKRSRSQAHSPEAPPKKAPAPPAFNPFKAAEDTVNDILGTKSVMVALEQTKRQRADSSSSSDSGSDSSSDSSASRTPSPKRPSPKKHRKKSHTPDPKEIKKEATPKRASVKRERSRSPSKSKPKSKVGTPSPKPARRRSRSASSELRYSPAERHPERYQDIIGHDKKKSRDGPTVKPTPVVRLRAQSDDGSDNETGGGVDGAALEEFQHSRREREELQELKMLEQLKSGIAAKAKQKIRTMEKDPSGRADGSEVSGSDPVMANKRNSLNEFLVANNVTALINQPPTIAAALPQNVAPRKEQALLPNPEPRPHPERNHVPVEESPLKKRDASTPPICKTPLVAANGEAKSPTVQGFGHKIHLHHHGGRPPPQHHQQMQPGGKRIFHNRTLNNNPNSRHSTNPHACGGGIPHSNPNSNSNSSGGGAGGGERNPGMLPFLAGTPGTYNRTTNRLNHGPLLTATHYNICKNHQHSLQQQQLRGLVYNPALFGHGGPRHPGLLSLTGAGVAVGGQGAPLLGHPPRGGPISFNAAAAAAAVAANSISYHHHSHQHSHQQKPKIVIKPFKIHDPQPLVAALADSSLVDAIVSKVSTATVAAAESAARRSRSRERRSRTRSRSHSRSKRHHHRSSSRSRSRYSSSSSRSGSRSSRSRSGSHSSRSSCSSHSSSGSSSSGSGSASSQSGSRSPSIPRRRGSPSFLDRRRITSRRSPRNSRR; this is translated from the exons ATGTACAACGGGATCGGACTAAACACTCCCCGTGGCTCCGGGACCAACGGGCACGTGCAGCGAAATTGGGCGTTCGTGAGGCCTGGAAAGAAGGACAAGGATTACCGCGCCGAGGACGACACAAAGAAACTGGACGCCCAGCTTAACCGGCCGCCCAACAAGGAAATCCTGGACCACGATCGCAAGCGCAAGATCGAAGTGAAGTGTCTCGAGTTCGAGGAGATTCTCGAGAAGCAAGG ACGCACACCCGAGGAGATCAAGTCGCATGTGGACTCGTTCCGACAGAAGTTGATGGGCCAAGGCAAAACTGATCTGGCCAAGGATGAGTTCGGACGCGTAGC CGCCCGTGACACACATCAGATAGCCGAGGCACAACAGCAGAAGAACGCCAAGCTGCGCGAGGCCTTCAACATTTCCGAGTACTTTGTGGAGGGCAGCAGCTTCGACGCCGACCGCAAGGCAAAGGAGGACCTGGCCAAAAGCGTGGCGCTCCAAAAGGAACTGGACGCCCAGCGCGAGAGCCTggctgcggcggcggcggccgcCCAAGCTGCGGGCAAGGACAAGGAGACGGGCAAGAGGTACGCCCTGGTGCGGACTCCCTCGCGCGAGCGGGAGGGCAGCGAGGCGGCCAAGAACAGCGAGGATGAGCGCGACCATGGCTCCAAGTCGGAGAAAAAGAAGCGCAAGAAGCGCGCCAGAGAGAG TTCGGCCAGTCCTGACCGCAAGAAGGACAAGAAGAAGAAGTCTAAGAAGCACAAGAAAGAGAG TAAGGCGAAGAAGAAAAAGTCCCGCAAGCGCCGGCACAGCGAGGGCGACCGGGACAGCGACAAGGACAGCGAGGACGAGGATCCTGCCAGCAGTGACGAGGAGCGTCGGGCCCGAAAGAAGGCTAAGAAGGACAAG GATAGCTTTCAATGGCTCTCTAGTAGTTTT AAAAAGCGCGACAAGAAGTCCCGAAAGAAGTCACACGCCCGTGCCAGCTCCGTGGATTCGGACCGCTCTAT ATCTCCGTCGCGGAAGGGGAAGAAATCCGGAAAACACCGAGAAGTAAACAACTCAAAGGCCTGCGAAGCTGTCCCTCAGCAGGGAAATCCCTTCCGCAGCCGTTCCCGGGAGCGCCGAAAGGACACCAAGTCCCGGCCCATAGAATCCTCCGTCGACAGTCGACGACACAAGTCCCGGGAGCGATCAGCGGCTACCCCGCCGCGCAAAGAACCCGAACGCGGGCGGGAGCACTCGAAAGACAGGCATCGTTCCAAGGAAAGACAGCGCTCTAAAGAACGACAGAGATCGAAGGACAGACACAGATCGAAGGAGAGGCAAAGATCGAAGGACAGGCAGCGCTCCAGAGAGAAACATCGGTCCAAGGATAAGAAGCAGTCTGTGGAGAAGAAGAGGGACAGGTCCAAGGACCGACGGCGGTCGAAGGAACGCGAGCAAAAGCGCTCGGTAGGAAAGGAGCCGGAGCGCTCTAGCCGAAGACGCTCCATCGAAAAAGACGGTGACCGAAAAAAATCTGTGGAGAAAGAACGGGACCGCAAGGGATCCGTGGAAAAGGAGCGTCGTGAACGTAAGAAATCTCCGGAAAGAGAACGAGATCGTAAAAGATCCGTGGAGAAGGAACGTGGCCGGAAAAGATCCCCCGAGAAGGAACGTGATCGGAAAAGATCCCCCGAGAAGGAACGTGATCGGAAAAGATCCGCCGAGAAGGAACGGGACCGGAAAAGATCCGCCGAGAAGGAACGCGAAAAGCCAAAGGTCCGTCCTGCCTCTAAAGAGCGACACCGTTCCAAGGAAATAAAGAGAAGACGCTCCAAGGACCGCCAGTCGTCTAATGATAGACGACGCTCCAAAGACAGGCAGCTTTCCAAAGAGCGCCAAGCCAAGGATTCTCGGGCCACAAAATCCTCCAAGGATCGCAGTCCTACGAAGAAAAATGAACGGCGACAACGCTCGCCATCAAACTCTAGCAGGAGGCGAGGCGATGAGTCCAAGCGATCTCGGTCGCAAGCTCATTCTCCAGAGGCGCCTCCTAAAAAAGCACCGGCACCCCCAGCCTTCAACCCATTCAAAGCGGCCGAGGACACGGTGAACGACATCCTGGGCACCAAGTCGGTGATGGTGGCCTTGGAGCAGACAAAGCGCCAACGTGCAGattccagctccagctcggACTCGGGCTCTGATTCCAGTAGCGACTCCTCTGCCTCCAGGACCCCATCTCCCAAACGCCCGTCGCCCAAAAAGCATCGAAAGAAGAGCCACACCCCCGACCCCAAGGAGATCAAGAAGGAAGCAACGCCCAAGAGGGCTAGCGTGAAAAGGGAACGTTCCAGATCTCCCTCGAAGTCCAAGCCAAAGAGCAAGGTGGGCACTCCGAGTCCCAAGCCAGCAAGGCGCCGTTCGCGGTCGGCTTCCTCAGAGCTGCGCTACTCGCCAGCGGAAAGGCATCCAGAGCGCTACCAGGATATCATTGGCCACGACAAGAAAAAGTCCCGTGATGGCCCCACAGTAAAGCCAACTCCCGTGGTCCGCCTGCGAGCGCAGAGTGACGATGGCAGCGACAACGAAACCGGTGGCGGGGTGGACGGGGCCGCTCTGGAGGAGTTCCAGCACAGCCGGCGAGAGCGGGAGGAACTGCAGGAGCTGAAGATGCTGGAGCAACTGAAGTCCGGCATTGCGGCCAAGGCCAAACAGAAGATCCGGACCATGGAGAAGGACCCCTCGGGCCGAGCAGATGGCAGCGAAGTAAGTGGCAGCGACCCGGTGATGGCTAACAAACGTAACTCGCTAAACGAATTCCTTGTTGCTAACAACGTGACCGCTTTGATTAACCAACCACCCACCATAGCGGCTGCTCTGCCGCAGAACGTGGCGCCGCGCAAGGAGCAGGCACTGCTGCCAAATCCAGAGCCTCGGCCACATCCGGAACGGAATCATGTGCCTGTGGAGGAGTCGCCATTGAAGAAAAGGGACGCCAGCACACCGCCCATTTGCAAGACGCCCCTGGTGGCGGCGAATGGCGAGGCCAAGAGTCCGACAGTGCAGGGATTTGGTCACAAGATCCACCTGCACCACCACGGTGGCAGACCTCCTCCACAGCACCACCAGCAGATGCAGCCCGGCGGGAAGCGCATCTTCCACAACCGAACGCTGAACAATAATCCTAACAGTAGACATAGTACTAACCCTCATGCATGTGGTGGTGGTATTCCCCATTCGAATCCcaacagcaatagcaacagcaGTGGCGGCGGTGCTGGTGGCGGCGAACGCAATCCGGGAATGCTGCCCTTCTTGGCGGGCACCCCGGGTACCTACAACCGCACCACTAACCGGCTCAACCACGGTCCCCTGCTAACCGCCACCCACTACAACATCTGCAAGAACCACCAGCACAGtctccagcaacagcagctgcGCGGACTGGTCTACAATCCAGCGCTGTTTGGGCACGGCGGGCCGCGCCATCCTGGCTTGCTGTCGCTGACCGGAGCAGGGGTAGCCGTGGGAGGGCAGGGCGCACCGCTGCTCGGACACCCACCGCGCGGCGGTCCCATCAGCTTTAACGCGGCGGCTGCGGCAGCGGCTGTTGCCGCCAATAGTATTAGCTATCACCATCACTCACATCAGCATTCGCATCAACAGAAACCGAAAATCGTTATTAAGCCCTTCAAAATTCACGATCCACAGCCCCTGGTAGCAGCACTGGCGGACAGCTCTCTGGTGGATGCCATCGTCTCCAAGGTGTCCACCGCCACTGTGGCGGCGGCGGAGAGCGCAGcccggaggagcagaagtcgCGAGCGCCGAAGTCGGACACGCAGCCGGAGCCATAGCCGCAGCAAACGGCACCACCATCGCTCCTCCAGTCGCTCGAGATC ACGCTacagctcctccagcagtcgCAGTGGCTCGCGCagctcccgctcccgctccggcTCGCACTCATCGCGCTCCAGCTGCTCCTCGCACAGCAGCTCCGGAAGCTCCTCCTCCGGCAGTGGCTCGGCTTCGTCGCAGTCCGGTTCACGTTCCCCCTCAATACCGAGAAGACGCGGCTCGCCCAGCTTCCTAGACAGAAGACGCATAACGAG CCGTCGATCCCCGCGAAACTCCAGACGCTAG